A single window of Candidatus Flexicrinis affinis DNA harbors:
- the secY gene encoding preprotein translocase subunit SecY: protein MLQAFRNIWKLPDVRNKLLITGLILLIYQFAAHVPVVGVDPNALQSLLQPGATGAGLINVLNLLSGGAVQNFSVIANGVYPYITASIILQLLIPIIPRLQELQKEPGGRDTITRYTYYLSIPMALLQAFGQIQIFNALLGTQQIIPGFASNFLLTVSVLFSMTAGTMFAVWLGELITEQGIGNGISLIIFGGIVAQAPGNLARLVADTAISPIWNIALFVAITLISILVIIFIQEGERRIPVQYGKRVRGSRQYGGARTFIPMKVNPVGMIPLIFAQAIVTLPAVVVSFFPEGAVGNSIRDTFGNQQGLLYWAFFFFLTVFFTFFYADVMIGNQDLASNLQRNGGFIPGTRPGKPTQEFITRVTRRISLVGAVFLGVIAIMPGVVDLVNSVLFSGAYTAGASANAASVLTGSGLIILVGVVIETMRQLEAQLVMRNYRGFMK from the coding sequence ATGCTGCAAGCGTTTCGTAACATCTGGAAGCTTCCAGATGTCCGCAACAAACTGCTGATCACCGGGCTGATTCTGCTCATTTATCAGTTCGCCGCGCACGTGCCGGTTGTCGGTGTCGATCCGAATGCCCTGCAGTCGCTGCTCCAGCCCGGCGCAACCGGCGCCGGCCTGATCAACGTGCTGAACCTGCTTTCGGGCGGTGCGGTGCAAAACTTCAGCGTGATCGCGAACGGTGTGTATCCCTACATCACCGCGTCGATTATCCTTCAGCTGCTCATCCCGATCATCCCGCGCCTGCAGGAACTGCAGAAAGAGCCGGGTGGTCGCGATACCATTACCCGTTACACCTACTACCTGTCGATCCCGATGGCGCTGCTACAAGCGTTCGGACAGATCCAGATCTTCAATGCGCTGCTCGGCACTCAGCAGATCATCCCGGGGTTCGCCAGTAACTTCTTACTGACGGTCTCGGTCCTGTTCAGTATGACTGCCGGCACGATGTTTGCGGTCTGGCTCGGTGAGTTGATCACCGAACAGGGCATCGGCAACGGTATCTCGCTGATCATCTTCGGCGGTATCGTGGCACAGGCACCGGGCAACCTAGCACGGTTGGTCGCTGATACGGCAATCTCGCCGATCTGGAACATCGCGCTCTTCGTCGCTATCACGCTGATCAGCATCCTCGTGATCATCTTCATTCAGGAGGGTGAGCGGCGAATCCCTGTTCAGTACGGCAAACGCGTACGCGGAAGCCGCCAATACGGCGGGGCGCGCACGTTCATCCCGATGAAGGTCAACCCGGTCGGCATGATCCCGCTCATCTTCGCTCAGGCGATCGTGACGCTGCCCGCGGTTGTCGTCAGCTTCTTCCCTGAGGGCGCGGTCGGCAACTCCATACGCGACACGTTCGGCAACCAACAAGGGTTGCTATACTGGGCGTTCTTCTTCTTCCTGACCGTGTTCTTCACGTTCTTCTATGCGGACGTGATGATCGGCAATCAGGATTTGGCGAGCAACCTGCAGCGTAACGGCGGATTCATCCCCGGCACCCGACCGGGCAAACCCACGCAAGAGTTCATCACCCGCGTGACGCGCCGAATCTCGCTGGTGGGCGCCGTCTTCCTCGGTGTGATCGCCATCATGCCGGGCGTGGTCGACCTCGTCAACTCGGTGTTGTTCAGCGGTGCGTATACGGCAGGCGCATCGGCCAATGCGGCCAGCGTTCTGACCGGTTCGGGTCTCATCATCCTTGTCGGCGTCGTCATCGAAACCATGCGGCAGCTGGAAGCGCAGCTCGTGATGCGCAACTACCGCGGCTTCATGAAGTAG
- the rplV gene encoding 50S ribosomal protein L22: MEVRAYTKHLSISPRKLRLVCDKVRGLNALQAQTVLRFMPQKGAEMVSKTLASAIANAENNLDLDPNNLFISQIFADEGTRLKRVKAGARGRYKPRVRRISHLTVVLGQRENS, encoded by the coding sequence ATGGAAGTGCGTGCATACACGAAACATCTGTCCATCTCCCCTCGCAAACTGCGTCTGGTCTGCGACAAGGTGCGCGGCCTGAATGCGCTGCAAGCGCAGACGGTCCTGCGCTTCATGCCCCAAAAGGGCGCCGAGATGGTCAGCAAGACGCTCGCGTCGGCAATCGCCAACGCCGAGAACAATCTTGATCTGGACCCGAACAATCTGTTCATCTCGCAGATCTTCGCAGATGAGGGGACGCGCCTGAAGCGAGTGAAGGCAGGCGCACGCGGCCGGTACAAGCCGCGCGTTCGCCGGATCTCACATCTGACGGTTGTGCTGGGACAGCGGGAGAACAGCTAA
- the rplN gene encoding 50S ribosomal protein L14, translating to MIQTESRLKVADNTGAQELLVIRVLGGSRRRYGYVGDIVVAAVKQATPQSSVKKSAVVKAVIVRTAKEYRRDDGSYIKFDDNAAVILADDLQNPRGTRVFGPVARELRDRGFVKIVSLAPETL from the coding sequence ATGATCCAAACTGAGTCTCGACTGAAGGTGGCCGACAACACCGGTGCGCAAGAACTGCTGGTGATCCGCGTGCTTGGCGGATCCCGGCGCAGGTACGGGTATGTCGGGGATATCGTGGTGGCCGCTGTCAAGCAGGCCACGCCGCAGAGCAGTGTCAAGAAATCCGCTGTGGTGAAAGCCGTGATCGTGCGGACTGCCAAGGAATACCGCCGCGACGACGGGTCGTACATCAAGTTCGACGACAACGCCGCGGTCATTCTGGCCGACGACCTGCAGAACCCGCGTGGGACGCGCGTATTTGGCCCAGTGGCGCGCGAACTTCGTGACAGGGGTTTCGTCAAAATCGTATCGCTGGCCCCTGAAACGCTGTAG
- the rpsH gene encoding 30S ribosomal protein S8 codes for MVNDPIADMLTRIRNALMAGKPSVSIPVSKLKLEIARILHEEGFVDGYTVGEEKPFGLIHIELKYYGPRRSRRPVITNMTRVSKPGRRVYRGSRDLPRVLSGTGIAIMTTPRGVMTAAQARRERIGGEVICYVW; via the coding sequence ATGGTGAATGATCCGATTGCCGATATGCTTACGCGCATCCGGAATGCGCTGATGGCGGGCAAGCCATCCGTCTCGATCCCGGTTAGCAAGCTGAAGCTGGAGATTGCGCGTATTCTCCACGAAGAAGGTTTCGTCGATGGGTACACGGTCGGCGAGGAAAAGCCGTTCGGTCTCATCCACATCGAGTTGAAGTACTACGGCCCCCGCCGCTCGCGTCGCCCGGTCATCACCAATATGACGCGCGTCAGCAAGCCCGGCCGTCGTGTATACCGTGGCAGCCGGGACCTCCCGCGTGTGCTCAGCGGAACCGGCATCGCCATCATGACTACGCCCCGCGGCGTCATGACGGCGGCGCAGGCTCGTCGCGAGCGCATCGGCGGCGAAGTCATCTGCTACGTGTGGTAA
- a CDS encoding 50S ribosomal protein L24: MQRIKKGDTVAVIAGRDIGETGKVLEIQKKDNRVIVEGINLRKRHRRAQQVGGRQIPAQIVEFNAPIDLSNVMLVCPSCGKSTRVGYRFKDDGNKVRWCKKCQQDID; encoded by the coding sequence ATGCAGCGCATCAAGAAAGGGGATACCGTCGCGGTTATCGCCGGTCGCGATATCGGAGAGACGGGCAAGGTCCTCGAGATCCAGAAGAAAGACAATCGCGTGATTGTGGAGGGCATCAACCTTCGCAAGCGCCACCGCCGTGCCCAACAGGTCGGCGGCCGGCAGATCCCGGCGCAGATCGTAGAATTCAACGCGCCGATCGACCTGTCCAACGTAATGCTCGTTTGCCCGTCCTGCGGCAAGTCCACGCGTGTGGGCTATCGCTTCAAGGACGACGGCAATAAGGTCCGCTGGTGCAAGAAGTGCCAGCAGGACATCGATTAG
- the rpsQ gene encoding 30S ribosomal protein S17 yields the protein MANTRRRLVGRVVSNKMEKTVVVAIERRKMHRVYKKIVVSTRKVMAHDESNEIQEGSVVRIVESKPLSKNKRWVVETVLETPELIETSSAEA from the coding sequence ATGGCAAACACTCGCCGCCGGTTGGTCGGGCGCGTCGTCAGCAACAAGATGGAGAAGACCGTCGTCGTTGCGATCGAACGCCGCAAGATGCACCGGGTATACAAGAAGATCGTCGTCTCGACCCGGAAGGTCATGGCGCACGATGAATCGAACGAAATTCAGGAAGGCAGCGTCGTTCGCATCGTCGAGAGCAAGCCGCTCAGCAAGAACAAGCGCTGGGTGGTGGAAACGGTGCTCGAGACGCCTGAGCTGATCGAGACGAGCAGCGCGGAGGCGTAA
- the rpsE gene encoding 30S ribosomal protein S5: MADKRERRDRRDRDEEREELDERVVDITRVAKVIKGGRRFAFRTVVIVGDNKGRIGIGVGKSRAVPDSIRKGSDRARRRMTKVSLSGSTVPHEATGRWGGARVLVKPAAPGTGVIAAGGVRAVLEAVGVHDVLTKSQGSPNLLNVAMATIDALKQMRSAEELAAMRGKPVDQMRPFWERAARQVAGTAPAEEAK, encoded by the coding sequence ATGGCTGACAAGCGCGAACGGCGCGATCGGCGCGACCGCGACGAAGAACGTGAAGAACTCGACGAGCGCGTAGTTGACATTACGCGCGTCGCCAAGGTGATCAAGGGCGGCCGGCGCTTCGCCTTCCGCACGGTGGTCATCGTCGGCGACAACAAAGGACGTATCGGCATCGGTGTCGGCAAGAGCCGCGCCGTGCCCGATAGCATTCGCAAAGGCTCCGACCGTGCACGCCGCCGCATGACCAAAGTGTCGTTGAGCGGCAGCACCGTCCCCCACGAGGCCACCGGCCGTTGGGGTGGTGCCCGTGTGCTGGTCAAGCCGGCGGCGCCCGGTACCGGCGTTATCGCGGCCGGTGGCGTGCGTGCCGTGCTCGAGGCGGTGGGCGTGCATGACGTGCTCACCAAGTCGCAGGGCAGCCCGAATCTGCTCAACGTGGCGATGGCGACCATCGACGCGCTCAAGCAGATGCGCAGCGCCGAAGAACTGGCGGCGATGCGTGGCAAGCCGGTCGATCAGATGCGCCCGTTCTGGGAGCGCGCTGCCCGGCAAGTTGCCGGCACCGCGCCGGCCGAGGAGGCGAAGTAA
- the rpsC gene encoding 30S ribosomal protein S3, translating to MGRKVHPVGFRLKVNRDWDSRWYAEGPEYVDLLKEDRKVRKFISKEAEKAGVSRIEIERFPNQVVVTIHTMRPGIIIGREGKAVKKLRADLETLTNKKVKVEVSEIDKPDLDAQLVAANIAGQLVRRIGHSRAMKRAVSQAMRLGAQGIRIEVSGRLAGGDMSRREMVSEGRVPRNTLRASIDFGKAEALTTFGQLGIKVWIYKGEILQQDNTRTDEKSGVYVSS from the coding sequence ATGGGTCGTAAAGTTCATCCGGTAGGGTTCCGGCTCAAGGTCAACCGGGATTGGGATTCGCGCTGGTACGCGGAGGGCCCCGAGTACGTCGATCTGCTGAAGGAAGACCGCAAGGTCCGCAAATTCATCAGCAAGGAAGCGGAAAAGGCCGGTGTCTCGCGCATCGAAATCGAGCGGTTCCCGAATCAGGTTGTGGTGACCATTCACACCATGCGGCCGGGAATCATCATCGGGCGTGAAGGCAAGGCCGTCAAGAAGCTGCGCGCCGACCTCGAGACACTGACCAACAAGAAGGTCAAGGTCGAGGTCAGCGAGATCGACAAGCCGGATCTCGACGCCCAGTTGGTGGCCGCCAATATCGCGGGGCAGCTTGTCCGGCGCATTGGTCACAGCCGCGCCATGAAGCGTGCGGTGTCGCAGGCGATGCGGCTCGGCGCACAGGGCATTCGTATCGAGGTGAGCGGCCGTTTGGCCGGCGGCGATATGAGCCGCCGCGAGATGGTCAGCGAGGGCCGCGTGCCGCGTAACACGCTCCGTGCGTCGATCGACTTCGGCAAGGCGGAAGCTCTGACGACGTTCGGCCAGCTCGGCATCAAGGTCTGGATCTACAAGGGCGAAATCCTGCAGCAGGACAACACGCGGACGGACGAGAAGTCCGGCGTGTACGTCAGCTCGTAG
- the rplD gene encoding 50S ribosomal protein L4: MQFPVKDVNGKQVSTVDLPAEIFGITREDLNVGLMHQAYVRQMANARLGTHKTKTRSEVKISTAKIYRQKGTGRARHGSRNAPIFVGGGKAHGPIPHKYTKDMPKKMVRAALRNALSAAVLDEQLVVVDKLSVSAPKTKEVTKVLNALVGSSSALVLLAERNENLERGIGNLDRAFYLRASYLNVRDLLTYDKVIVPLDALDVLKSWLGTEG; this comes from the coding sequence ATGCAGTTCCCGGTTAAGGATGTGAACGGCAAGCAGGTCAGCACGGTCGACCTGCCGGCCGAGATTTTCGGGATCACCCGTGAAGACCTCAACGTCGGTTTGATGCATCAGGCGTACGTGCGCCAGATGGCAAATGCGCGCCTCGGCACGCACAAGACCAAGACCCGCAGCGAGGTCAAGATCAGCACGGCCAAGATCTATCGCCAGAAGGGAACCGGTCGTGCGCGCCATGGGTCGCGCAACGCTCCGATCTTCGTCGGCGGTGGTAAGGCCCACGGACCGATCCCGCATAAGTACACCAAGGACATGCCCAAGAAGATGGTGCGCGCGGCGCTGCGTAACGCCCTGAGCGCGGCCGTCCTCGACGAGCAGTTGGTTGTGGTCGACAAGTTGAGCGTTTCGGCGCCCAAGACGAAGGAAGTCACCAAGGTCCTCAATGCTCTGGTCGGCAGCAGCTCAGCGCTGGTCCTGCTGGCTGAGCGCAACGAGAACCTCGAACGCGGTATCGGAAATCTCGACCGCGCCTTCTACCTGCGGGCGAGCTACCTGAACGTGCGCGACCTGCTGACGTATGACAAGGTTATTGTGCCGCTTGACGCACTCGACGTGCTGAAGAGCTGGCTTGGGACGGAGGGCTAA
- the rplE gene encoding 50S ribosomal protein L5: MAETKTVPVLLARYREEIAPAMINEFKFDNAMQVPRIDKVVINIGMGEAMDAPKMLDAAVEDLRQITGQQPVITRAKKSIAQFKLREGRAIGVKVTLRGEKMWALLDRLINVALPRIRDFRGVPAKLDGRGNFTIGLREQLVFPEIQFDKIDKVRGMEITIVTTARNDEEGRRLLKLLGMPFREN, encoded by the coding sequence ATGGCTGAGACCAAGACCGTGCCGGTGCTGCTCGCTCGCTACCGCGAAGAGATCGCGCCGGCCATGATTAACGAATTCAAGTTCGACAACGCGATGCAGGTCCCCCGCATCGACAAGGTTGTCATCAACATCGGAATGGGCGAGGCGATGGACGCGCCCAAGATGCTGGACGCTGCGGTCGAGGACCTGCGCCAGATCACCGGTCAACAACCGGTTATCACGCGCGCCAAGAAGAGCATCGCGCAGTTCAAGCTGCGTGAAGGCCGTGCGATCGGCGTCAAGGTCACCCTGCGCGGTGAGAAGATGTGGGCGCTGCTCGATCGGCTGATCAACGTCGCCCTGCCGCGTATCCGCGACTTCCGCGGCGTGCCCGCCAAGCTCGACGGCCGTGGTAACTTCACAATCGGTCTGCGCGAGCAGTTGGTGTTCCCGGAAATCCAGTTCGACAAGATCGACAAGGTCCGGGGAATGGAAATCACGATCGTGACCACTGCCCGCAACGATGAAGAAGGCCGTCGGCTGCTGAAGCTGCTCGGCATGCCCTTCCGCGAGAATTAG
- the rplP gene encoding 50S ribosomal protein L16 — protein sequence MLMPKRVKYRKQFRGRRKGTELRGAAVQFGEYGLQALEPIWLSSRQIEAARRAMVRYIKRRGKIWIRVFPDKPITKKAAETRMGSGKGSVEYWAAVIKPGRVLFEMGGVDEQDALEALRLAAFKLPCKCKIIRRIDPISGQEVG from the coding sequence ATGTTGATGCCTAAGCGCGTCAAATACCGTAAGCAGTTCCGCGGTCGCCGGAAGGGCACCGAGCTGCGCGGCGCCGCCGTTCAGTTTGGCGAATACGGCCTGCAGGCCCTCGAGCCGATCTGGCTGAGCAGCCGGCAGATCGAAGCGGCCCGCCGCGCGATGGTGCGCTACATCAAGCGCCGCGGCAAGATTTGGATCCGCGTGTTCCCGGACAAGCCGATCACCAAGAAGGCCGCAGAGACCCGCATGGGTTCCGGCAAGGGTTCGGTGGAATACTGGGCCGCAGTTATCAAGCCCGGACGCGTCCTGTTCGAAATGGGCGGCGTGGACGAGCAAGACGCACTCGAAGCACTGCGCCTGGCGGCGTTCAAGCTGCCGTGCAAGTGCAAGATCATCAGGCGGATTGACCCGATCAGCGGTCAGGAGGTCGGCTAA
- the rplB gene encoding 50S ribosomal protein L2 has translation MPVKVYKPTSAGRRGMTGHTFEEITKSKPERSLTESLRKRGGRNNQGRVTIRHRGGGHRRRYRVIDFKRNKFDCKATVSAIEYDPNRSARIALVEYEDGEKRYIIAPLGLKVGDVIGNGPQASLRPGNALAIADIPVGTQIHNIELKPGKGGQMARSAGVSAQLMAKEGTYAQVRLPSGEVRLVHERCMATIGQVGNVDHGNVNFGKAGRKRWMGIRPSVRGIAMDPNSHPHGGGEGRSGIGMKAPKTPWGKPALGKRTRSNKRTNRFIVRRRA, from the coding sequence ATGCCGGTTAAGGTCTACAAGCCCACCTCGGCTGGCCGCCGAGGAATGACGGGCCACACGTTCGAAGAGATCACCAAGAGCAAGCCGGAGCGCTCCCTGACGGAGTCGCTTCGCAAGCGCGGTGGTCGCAACAATCAAGGCCGCGTGACGATCCGTCACCGGGGTGGTGGTCATCGCCGTCGCTACCGCGTGATTGACTTCAAGCGCAACAAGTTCGACTGCAAGGCGACCGTAAGCGCGATCGAGTACGACCCCAACCGCAGTGCGCGTATCGCGCTGGTGGAGTACGAAGACGGCGAGAAGCGTTACATTATCGCACCGCTCGGCCTCAAGGTCGGCGATGTGATCGGCAACGGGCCGCAGGCATCGCTGCGCCCGGGCAACGCGCTGGCGATCGCCGACATTCCAGTCGGCACGCAGATTCACAACATCGAGCTGAAGCCCGGCAAGGGCGGCCAGATGGCGCGCTCTGCGGGTGTCTCGGCGCAGCTGATGGCGAAAGAAGGCACGTACGCGCAGGTTCGCCTGCCGAGCGGCGAAGTTCGCCTTGTCCACGAGCGCTGCATGGCGACCATCGGGCAGGTCGGCAACGTCGATCATGGCAACGTGAACTTCGGCAAGGCTGGTCGCAAGCGCTGGATGGGCATCCGCCCGTCGGTTCGCGGTATCGCCATGGACCCCAACAGCCACCCGCATGGTGGTGGTGAAGGTCGCAGCGGCATCGGTATGAAGGCGCCCAAGACGCCGTGGGGTAAGCCGGCCCTCGGCAAGCGTACCCGCAGCAACAAGCGCACGAACCGTTTCATCGTGCGCCGGCGCGCCTAG
- the rpmD gene encoding 50S ribosomal protein L30 — translation MASDKKLKITLVRSPIGYTKNQRVTANTLGLRKLHATVTHNDTPQIRGMINAISHLLQVEEVEQEG, via the coding sequence ATGGCAAGCGACAAGAAGCTCAAGATCACGCTGGTGCGCAGCCCGATCGGCTACACCAAGAACCAGCGTGTCACCGCAAATACGTTGGGTCTCCGTAAGCTGCATGCGACGGTCACTCACAACGACACCCCGCAGATTCGTGGCATGATCAACGCGATCAGTCACCTGCTGCAGGTCGAAGAAGTCGAGCAGGAAGGCTAG
- the rplW gene encoding 50S ribosomal protein L23, which produces MPDLHLYDVIRRPVITEKTNVMTENNQYVFEVAPNANKVQIKEAVEVIFDVAVVKVNTMVMPYKRGRRGRKFYRRTQQWKKAVVTLSEGDTISLFEV; this is translated from the coding sequence ATGCCCGATTTGCACCTGTATGATGTGATCCGCCGCCCGGTGATCACCGAGAAGACGAATGTGATGACCGAGAACAACCAGTACGTGTTCGAGGTCGCACCGAACGCCAACAAGGTTCAGATCAAGGAAGCGGTGGAAGTGATCTTCGACGTTGCAGTCGTCAAGGTCAACACGATGGTGATGCCGTACAAGCGCGGCCGCCGCGGTCGGAAATTCTACCGCCGCACGCAGCAGTGGAAGAAGGCAGTCGTGACCCTCTCCGAGGGCGACACGATTAGCCTGTTCGAAGTGTAA
- the rpsS gene encoding 30S ribosomal protein S19 — MGRSLKKGPFIDPKLLSKVEKLNTENKKVVIRTWSRASTIFPQMVGHTIAVHDGRRHVAIFVTENMVGHKLGEFAPTRTFKGHVAKEKKK; from the coding sequence ATGGGTCGTTCGCTGAAAAAGGGACCGTTCATCGATCCCAAGCTGCTCTCGAAGGTCGAGAAGCTGAATACCGAAAACAAGAAGGTGGTGATCCGGACGTGGAGCCGGGCGAGCACCATCTTCCCGCAGATGGTCGGCCACACCATCGCCGTGCACGACGGCCGCCGCCATGTGGCGATCTTCGTGACCGAGAACATGGTTGGCCATAAGTTGGGCGAGTTCGCCCCGACGCGTACCTTCAAAGGTCACGTCGCGAAGGAAAAGAAGAAGTAG
- the rplF gene encoding 50S ribosomal protein L6 — translation MSRIGKMPIAIPPKVDFKVDGREVTVKGPKGELKHTIPEGISLEKGDEGVYNVVRSSEARQERALHGLTRALIANMVTGVSTGFRKTLIIEGTGYVAEMRGSKLVMKLGYSHEIPVDAPSGISFDVPSDRRGTVLHIDGFDKQLVGQVAADIRKLRPPEPYKGKGVRYVNETIRRKAGKAGKTGKK, via the coding sequence ATGTCGCGAATTGGAAAGATGCCAATCGCTATCCCGCCCAAGGTCGACTTCAAGGTCGACGGCCGGGAGGTGACGGTAAAGGGCCCGAAAGGCGAATTAAAGCACACCATCCCAGAGGGTATTTCCCTTGAAAAGGGCGACGAGGGTGTGTACAACGTGGTTCGGTCGAGCGAAGCCCGGCAGGAGCGTGCGCTGCACGGTCTTACCCGTGCGCTGATCGCCAACATGGTGACCGGCGTGTCGACCGGCTTCCGCAAGACTCTGATCATCGAAGGGACCGGCTATGTCGCAGAAATGCGCGGCAGCAAGCTGGTTATGAAGCTGGGTTACTCGCATGAGATCCCGGTCGATGCCCCCTCCGGGATTTCCTTCGATGTCCCGAGCGACCGCAGAGGCACAGTGCTGCATATCGATGGTTTCGATAAGCAGTTGGTTGGGCAGGTCGCTGCTGATATTCGCAAACTCCGCCCGCCCGAGCCGTACAAGGGCAAGGGTGTGCGTTACGTCAACGAGACGATCCGTCGCAAGGCTGGCAAGGCCGGCAAGACCGGAAAGAAGTAG
- the rpmC gene encoding 50S ribosomal protein L29: MVDIRDVRKMSDEDIMNAIEDNRADMYQLRLQKANGELKNENLLRQNRRDLARLKTVLTQRQAGSPQKGN; this comes from the coding sequence ATGGTGGACATCCGTGACGTTCGCAAGATGTCCGATGAAGACATCATGAACGCGATCGAGGACAACCGCGCCGATATGTATCAGCTGCGCCTTCAAAAGGCCAACGGCGAACTCAAGAACGAAAACCTGCTCCGGCAGAACCGTCGCGACCTCGCGCGTTTGAAGACGGTGCTCACCCAGCGGCAGGCCGGCAGCCCGCAGAAGGGGAATTAG
- a CDS encoding 50S ribosomal protein L18: MSEKTNKHKRNQRDRRHARVRSRIEGTAVRPRLNVFRSLANIYAQVIDDEAGRTLVSASTIDADVQTQANGKNKKDAAKIVGKIVAERAKAAGITQVVFDRGGYRYHGRVAALAEGAREAGLEF, translated from the coding sequence ATGTCCGAAAAGACCAACAAGCACAAGCGCAATCAGCGTGATCGCCGCCACGCCCGTGTACGTTCGCGTATCGAGGGTACAGCGGTACGCCCGCGTCTGAACGTTTTCCGCAGCCTTGCCAACATCTATGCGCAGGTGATCGACGACGAGGCCGGCCGCACGCTGGTCTCCGCCTCGACCATCGACGCGGACGTCCAGACGCAGGCCAACGGCAAGAACAAGAAGGACGCGGCGAAGATCGTCGGCAAGATCGTCGCCGAGCGCGCCAAGGCGGCCGGGATCACGCAGGTGGTCTTTGACCGCGGTGGTTATCGTTATCATGGTCGTGTCGCGGCGCTTGCTGAAGGCGCCCGTGAAGCCGGCCTCGAATTCTAG
- the rplO gene encoding 50S ribosomal protein L15 has protein sequence MKLHDLKPAEGATRKKTRVGRGIAAGKGKTAGRGTKGAGARSGKGIPHYFEGGQLPLVRRLPFKRGFTNIFRIEHQEVHLGDLNGFDAGTTVTPAMLAEAGLIRKADQPVVILGNGDIDRALTVQAHRVTKSAAERIAKAGGTVQKLEYLVTGARATVKKMRKEDLAKLAEKA, from the coding sequence ATGAAACTACACGATCTGAAGCCCGCAGAGGGCGCTACGCGCAAGAAGACGCGCGTAGGCCGCGGTATCGCGGCAGGCAAGGGCAAGACCGCAGGCCGCGGCACCAAGGGCGCTGGCGCCCGCTCGGGTAAGGGCATCCCCCACTACTTTGAGGGCGGTCAGCTTCCGCTGGTTCGCCGTCTGCCGTTCAAGCGCGGCTTTACGAACATCTTCCGCATCGAGCATCAGGAAGTCCATCTGGGCGACCTGAACGGCTTCGATGCCGGCACGACGGTTACCCCGGCCATGCTGGCCGAAGCGGGACTGATCCGCAAAGCCGATCAACCGGTCGTCATTCTTGGCAACGGGGACATCGACCGGGCGCTGACGGTTCAAGCCCACCGCGTGACCAAGAGCGCCGCCGAGCGGATTGCGAAGGCGGGTGGCACGGTTCAGAAGCTCGAGTACCTAGTCACCGGTGCCCGCGCGACCGTCAAGAAGATGCGCAAGGAAGACCTCGCTAAACTGGCGGAGAAGGCCTAA
- a CDS encoding type Z 30S ribosomal protein S14 — MAKKSIVVRETRRKYQVQVRNRCNKCGRPRGYIRRFGLCRICLREMALRGEIPGLVKSSW; from the coding sequence ATGGCGAAGAAGTCAATCGTCGTGCGCGAAACGCGGCGTAAGTATCAAGTGCAAGTGCGCAACCGCTGCAACAAGTGCGGGCGTCCACGCGGTTATATCCGCCGGTTCGGCCTGTGCCGTATCTGCCTGCGCGAAATGGCCCTGCGGGGCGAGATTCCCGGCTTGGTCAAGTCGAGCTGGTAA